The bacterium DNA segment CTGGCCGCCCAAATACGCGACGCAAAACCGCCCGCAACCGGCGAGCGTGCGCGTGGTGGATGTCGGCGGCGCGGGCGATCTGACCGACGACGACTACGTCACCGCGCCCATCCTCGATCTTTCCGCGTTCCGCGACCTTGCGCGCGGCGTGCTGCTCGTCGGCCCGGACACCGCGAGCGGCTACCTCGTCGTGCGGCATCGGCCGGGCGCGCGGCTCGTGGCGGTGCGCCAACTGGATGATGCGCTCGCGCCGGATGTCGCGGCGGGCGATGTGTGCGTCGTCGATCTCGAACAGACGGATATCGCGTCGCTTGACGGCGCGGCCGTGCTCGCCGACGCGGGCGGGCTCATCTCGGCGCGGCGCCTGGCCGGCGGGATGATCGTGTCAAACAACCCGCGCGCGTTCCCGCCGCAGCGCGCGACGCGTCGCGCGATCCTCGGGCGCGTGCTCGAGGTGCGGCGCGACGCGGAATGAGTCTCGGCGGTACACGGAGGGCACGGGGAAGACACAGAGGACGCAGGCGAATCGACATGACTTATTCTCGCGTACGG contains these protein-coding regions:
- a CDS encoding helix-turn-helix transcriptional regulator gives rise to the protein MSRDPELRDRLSELVHDFAGGVYSRFAELIGVSSVSMMGYLQGKNLPGFAVLARIVDACGVSPNWLIKGWPPKYATQNRPQPASVRVVDVGGAGDLTDDDYVTAPILDLSAFRDLARGVLLVGPDTASGYLVVRHRPGARLVAVRQLDDALAPDVAAGDVCVVDLEQTDIASLDGAAVLADAGGLISARRLAGGMIVSNNPRAFPPQRATRRAILGRVLEVRRDAE